The Chloroflexaceae bacterium genome has a segment encoding these proteins:
- a CDS encoding DUF1028 domain-containing protein — MPVLATFSVVARDPANGDLGVAVQSKFLAVGSVVPWARAGAGALATQALANIRYGPDGLALMAEGLSAAETLARLLREDPGRDQRQVGLVDARGGVAAYTGSACMPWAGHRLGTGYVVLGNILAGPRVVEAMAERFETARGELAERLVLALAAGEAAGGDRRGRQSAALYVARAGGAYGGNFDRYVDLRVDDHPDPLAELERLLRLHRFYLTAADPATLIPLTPELTREIQLFLNTMGYYSGPADGRFETLTRTALETYGGIENLEMRLTGLDRGLIDPLVVEYMRRQRHERSGGA; from the coding sequence ATGCCGGTACTTGCCACGTTCTCGGTTGTGGCCCGTGATCCCGCGAACGGCGACCTGGGCGTCGCCGTGCAATCGAAGTTTCTGGCGGTTGGATCGGTAGTGCCCTGGGCCCGGGCCGGTGCGGGCGCCCTGGCCACGCAGGCGCTGGCCAACATCCGCTACGGCCCCGATGGGCTGGCCCTGATGGCCGAGGGCCTGAGCGCCGCCGAAACGCTCGCTCGTCTGCTGCGAGAGGACCCCGGTCGCGATCAGCGCCAGGTGGGCCTGGTGGACGCCCGTGGCGGCGTGGCGGCCTACACGGGTTCAGCCTGTATGCCCTGGGCTGGTCATCGCCTCGGCACGGGATATGTCGTGCTGGGCAACATCCTCGCCGGACCGCGCGTGGTCGAGGCTATGGCCGAGCGTTTTGAGACTGCGCGGGGCGAACTGGCCGAGCGGCTGGTGCTAGCCCTGGCGGCCGGCGAGGCGGCCGGCGGCGACCGGCGCGGTCGCCAGTCGGCGGCGCTCTATGTCGCGCGCGCCGGTGGCGCCTACGGCGGCAACTTCGACCGCTACGTTGATCTCCGGGTGGATGATCATCCCGATCCCCTCGCCGAACTGGAGCGGCTGCTTCGCCTCCATCGCTTTTACCTCACCGCTGCTGATCCCGCTACCCTCATTCCCCTCACGCCCGAACTCACCCGCGAGATCCAGCTCTTCCTCAACACTATGGGCTACTACAGCGGTCCGGCTGATGGCCGCTTTGAGACCCTCACCCGCACCGCCCTCGAAACCTACGGCGGGATCGAAAACCTGGAGATGCGCCTCACCGGCCTCGACCGGGGGCTGATCGATCCCCTGGTTGTGGAGTATATGCGCCGCCAGCGCCACGAACGCTCCGGGGGCGCCTGA
- a CDS encoding energy-coupling factor ABC transporter ATP-binding protein, with protein sequence MPPVLLELRDVRYVYPDGTPALRGISLRLAAGEKAALVGLNGAGKSTLLMHLNGILRAASGAVLVEGVPVTGATVRHIRARVGMVFQDPDDQLFSPTVFDDVAFGPLHMGMAEAEVRARVSRALEQVGMSGFDRRVPHHLSPGQRKRIAIATVLAMDPVLLALDEPSAGLDPRARRELIALLRALPQAMLVATHDLSMVAEVFPRAIVLSEGLVAYDGPSASLLSNTALLEQYGLC encoded by the coding sequence TTGCCCCCCGTACTCCTGGAACTGCGCGACGTGCGCTACGTCTATCCCGACGGAACGCCCGCCCTGCGCGGCATCTCCCTGCGCCTGGCCGCAGGCGAGAAGGCCGCCCTGGTAGGGCTTAACGGCGCGGGCAAGAGCACCCTCCTCATGCACCTGAACGGCATCCTGCGGGCCGCCTCCGGCGCCGTGCTTGTAGAGGGCGTGCCGGTCACCGGCGCTACTGTTCGCCACATCCGCGCGCGAGTGGGAATGGTGTTCCAGGACCCCGACGATCAACTCTTCTCGCCGACCGTGTTCGACGATGTTGCCTTCGGGCCGCTGCATATGGGGATGGCCGAAGCCGAGGTGCGGGCCAGGGTGAGCCGGGCGCTGGAGCAGGTCGGCATGAGCGGGTTCGACCGGCGCGTCCCGCACCATCTCAGCCCGGGGCAGCGCAAACGGATCGCCATTGCCACCGTACTGGCGATGGACCCTGTCTTGCTCGCCCTGGACGAGCCTTCCGCCGGTCTCGACCCGCGCGCCCGGCGCGAGCTGATCGCCCTGCTGCGCGCGCTACCGCAGGCCATGCTCGTCGCCACCCACGATCTGTCTATGGTCGCCGAGGTCTTCCCACGGGCAATTGTGCTGAGCGAAGGGCTGGTGGCCTACGACGGACCCAGCGCCTCCCTGCTCAGCAATACCGCCCTTCTGGAGCAGTATGGCCTCTGCTGA
- a CDS encoding DUF2231 domain-containing protein, whose protein sequence is MSALHPFTVHFPIALLLVSGLFTLIALRRGEAAWETSAYHCLLVGWIAGVVAALSGAFDAARQLIGPEAIRGLIGWVNAHAFVNIAALIVYGRALLLRRRRSDLLADATARRSYLRLHAIGALLLVVGGWLGGQLVYRFGLGVQL, encoded by the coding sequence ATGAGCGCGCTGCACCCGTTCACGGTTCATTTTCCCATCGCCTTGCTCCTGGTGAGCGGGTTATTCACCCTGATCGCCCTGCGCCGAGGAGAGGCTGCCTGGGAGACGAGCGCCTATCATTGTCTGCTGGTCGGCTGGATAGCCGGCGTGGTGGCGGCGCTCAGCGGCGCCTTCGATGCCGCGCGGCAGTTGATCGGCCCCGAAGCGATCCGGGGTCTGATCGGCTGGGTTAACGCCCATGCGTTCGTCAATATCGCGGCGCTGATCGTGTACGGGCGGGCCCTGTTACTCCGGCGGCGGCGGTCTGACCTGCTTGCCGATGCCACGGCCCGTCGCAGCTATCTACGGCTCCACGCCATCGGGGCGCTGCTCCTGGTCGTGGGTGGCTGGCTGGGAGGGCAACTGGTGTACCGGTTTGGCCTTGGAGTACAGTTGTAA
- a CDS encoding 1-acyl-sn-glycerol-3-phosphate acyltransferase encodes MFVTIVYTLLYFLTNFCRLIGWFRWRAEGLERLPPRAAGGMVLVMNHIHWMDIPVVGAVLPLRYRLSWLAKAELFRNPLAAWFLRWMDAIPIQRGKSDAAALDAAARALRNGAVLLVFPEGHRSRTGVLQRGRGGAVRLAMQAGVPIVPCAIQGTEHGLWGALRRRPILVRIGEPYTVAPFPNGQIPPDQMEQLTAEMMYRIAAMLPAEWHGPYGDRNTVPSEERSATQPAPSVASTRHQT; translated from the coding sequence ATGTTTGTTACGATTGTTTACACGCTGCTCTACTTCCTTACGAACTTCTGCCGGTTGATTGGCTGGTTTCGCTGGCGGGCCGAGGGCCTGGAGCGCCTGCCGCCGCGCGCGGCAGGGGGGATGGTCCTCGTGATGAACCATATTCACTGGATGGACATCCCCGTGGTCGGCGCGGTGCTGCCGTTACGCTACCGGCTCTCCTGGCTGGCCAAGGCCGAGTTGTTCCGCAATCCCCTGGCAGCCTGGTTCCTGCGCTGGATGGACGCGATCCCCATTCAACGAGGGAAGAGCGACGCCGCCGCGCTCGATGCCGCGGCGCGGGCGCTGCGCAACGGCGCGGTGCTGCTGGTCTTTCCAGAGGGGCATCGCAGCCGCACGGGGGTGTTGCAGCGGGGGCGCGGCGGCGCCGTGCGTCTGGCGATGCAGGCCGGAGTGCCGATTGTCCCCTGCGCTATCCAGGGGACGGAGCACGGGCTATGGGGCGCCCTCAGACGCAGGCCCATCCTGGTACGGATCGGCGAGCCATACACCGTCGCGCCGTTTCCGAACGGTCAGATTCCACCCGACCAGATGGAGCAACTCACCGCCGAGATGATGTACCGTATTGCGGCTATGCTCCCGGCGGAGTGGCATGGGCCCTATGGCGACAGGAACACCGTGCCCTCTGAAGAACGTTCGGCGACCCAGCCGGCGCCCTCGGTCGCTTCAACACGCCACCAGACGTAG
- a CDS encoding energy-coupling factor ABC transporter permease, protein MLVQALGQAILLGMHIPDGFLSVPVALLWWVLTIAALALAVQRTQGFDERRVPFMGVMAAFIFAAQMLNFPVLGGTSGHLLGGALAALLLGPWAGMLVMTCVIALQALLFQDGGLLALGANVFNMGVAATLVGYGVGMPLMRAAGGKPWGLIVAGFVAAWLSVMVAAFLTSLQLVLSGLSAAVVFPAMLFVHAFIGIGEGLITVAALAFVATMRPDLVPALAEGLDARALSRAMSRSAMLSVTLIGLAIAVGLAFLSPMASADPDGLERVAEDHGFIERAQDPAYNILPDYTIPGLDGPLSTILSGVIGLLIVFTLAYGIMLLIRGRRKSGQGSTS, encoded by the coding sequence ATGCTGGTGCAAGCCCTTGGCCAGGCCATACTGCTGGGGATGCACATTCCTGACGGCTTTCTCTCCGTGCCAGTGGCCCTGCTATGGTGGGTGCTCACCATCGCCGCGCTGGCCCTCGCGGTGCAGCGGACGCAAGGCTTCGATGAGCGCCGGGTTCCCTTTATGGGGGTGATGGCCGCGTTCATCTTTGCCGCGCAGATGCTCAACTTCCCCGTCCTCGGCGGCACTTCCGGGCACCTTCTTGGCGGCGCGCTTGCGGCGCTGCTGCTCGGCCCCTGGGCAGGGATGCTCGTTATGACCTGCGTGATTGCGTTGCAGGCGCTGCTCTTCCAGGATGGCGGCCTGCTGGCCCTCGGCGCGAATGTGTTCAATATGGGCGTGGCCGCCACCCTGGTGGGCTATGGCGTGGGCATGCCCCTGATGCGCGCTGCCGGCGGCAAGCCCTGGGGCCTGATCGTCGCCGGTTTCGTGGCCGCCTGGCTCTCGGTGATGGTCGCCGCGTTCCTCACCTCGCTGCAACTGGTGCTGTCAGGGCTCTCCGCCGCGGTGGTCTTTCCTGCCATGCTCTTCGTGCATGCCTTCATCGGGATCGGCGAGGGGTTGATCACCGTGGCCGCCCTGGCTTTCGTCGCCACTATGCGGCCCGATCTCGTACCTGCCCTCGCCGAAGGCCTCGACGCCCGCGCACTGAGCCGGGCGATGAGCCGCAGCGCTATGCTTAGCGTGACGCTCATCGGCCTGGCCATCGCTGTCGGGCTGGCATTCCTCTCGCCAATGGCTTCGGCTGATCCCGACGGCCTGGAGCGTGTCGCAGAGGACCACGGCTTCATCGAGCGCGCCCAGGACCCGGCCTACAACATACTGCCAGACTACACCATCCCTGGCCTTGACGGGCCGCTCTCGACCATTCTCTCCGGAGTGATTGGCCTGCTCATCGTCTTTACCCTGGCCTATGGCATTATGCTCCTGATTCGCGGTCGCCGGAAATCCGGCCAGGGATCGACAAGCTAG
- the cbiQ gene encoding cobalt ECF transporter T component CbiQ: protein MAHASSLDPYVDRASPVHALDARVKLLLTLALVLAVALIPAGRWLPLAASAALLWWAVLRSAVGPALILRRAFIAAPFAFAALTLVFTRPGTPIIALSFGPVALTATDAGLIAFLSVILKTWLSVQAALLLMATSRFTEVLGALRSLGLPAILVTMLGAAYRYVFVLVDEAERMLRARESRAAAMPGRRAGRSLVWRARVLGGIIGALFLRAYARSERIHAAMLSRGYTGEWRSLPARPLASSEQGVLITGVALLAAIVWLAYRP from the coding sequence ATGGCGCATGCATCATCGCTGGATCCCTATGTTGACCGAGCCAGCCCCGTTCACGCTCTCGATGCGCGAGTGAAACTCCTCCTTACCCTGGCGCTGGTGCTGGCAGTGGCCCTGATCCCCGCTGGCCGCTGGCTGCCGCTGGCAGCCAGCGCCGCATTGCTGTGGTGGGCAGTGCTGCGCTCGGCGGTTGGTCCCGCTTTGATCCTGCGACGCGCCTTCATCGCGGCGCCGTTCGCCTTTGCTGCTTTGACCCTGGTCTTTACGCGCCCTGGGACGCCAATCATTGCACTGTCCTTCGGACCCGTCGCCCTCACCGCCACTGATGCCGGCCTGATCGCCTTCCTGTCGGTCATTCTCAAAACCTGGCTCTCGGTGCAGGCCGCCCTGCTGCTCATGGCAACGAGCCGCTTCACCGAGGTGCTCGGCGCGTTGCGCTCCCTCGGCCTCCCTGCCATCCTGGTCACGATGCTGGGCGCCGCCTACCGCTATGTGTTCGTGCTGGTTGATGAGGCGGAGCGCATGCTGCGCGCTCGGGAGAGCCGCGCCGCCGCCATGCCCGGGCGACGCGCGGGCAGGTCGCTCGTCTGGCGCGCCAGAGTGCTTGGAGGCATCATCGGCGCGCTGTTTCTGCGCGCCTATGCGCGGAGCGAGCGCATCCACGCGGCCATGCTCTCCCGCGGCTACACCGGCGAGTGGCGCAGCCTGCCCGCTCGCCCCCTTGCCAGCAGTGAACAAGGGGTGCTGATCACCGGCGTCGCCCTGCTTGCCGCCATCGTCTGGCTGGCCTACCGGCCCTGA
- a CDS encoding SH3 domain-containing protein yields the protein MPTSNSEMYDRGVRDAANDELNPFYYQHYYYYRKGYDDTRRQLRRRQRRSSPFIALLAALLVLGGAGALYWWLARPLSAPVAPVPTPMALPVPTLPPTVAPSPTATPSPARLAIGARARVTNLGGAALRARAAPGLSSPITARIPEGREVTILEGPVEADGYVWWRVEATEGAGWVAERSSEGTVFLSP from the coding sequence ATGCCGACGAGCAACAGCGAGATGTACGACCGCGGCGTGCGTGACGCCGCCAATGACGAACTGAACCCGTTCTACTACCAGCACTATTACTACTATCGTAAAGGCTACGACGATACTCGCCGCCAGCTCCGTCGGCGGCAGCGCCGGTCATCTCCGTTCATCGCCCTGCTTGCCGCTCTGCTCGTTCTTGGCGGGGCAGGCGCCCTGTACTGGTGGTTGGCGCGCCCACTGAGCGCACCGGTTGCCCCGGTTCCCACTCCCATGGCCCTGCCGGTTCCCACCCTTCCGCCAACCGTGGCGCCTTCGCCCACAGCTACCCCATCGCCCGCTCGTCTGGCTATAGGCGCGCGCGCGCGGGTGACCAACCTGGGGGGAGCCGCGTTGCGGGCCCGCGCCGCCCCCGGCCTGTCCAGCCCCATAACGGCCCGCATCCCCGAAGGCCGCGAGGTGACCATCCTCGAAGGCCCGGTCGAAGCCGACGGCTACGTCTGGTGGCGTGTTGAAGCGACCGAGGGCGCCGGCTGGGTCGCCGAACGTTCTTCAGAGGGCACGGTGTTCCTGTCGCCATAG
- a CDS encoding GNAT family N-acetyltransferase, with translation MPIVTVTTTYLELPSRAHFRPAFSADPDVQIIEACEPLPAFYRFLYQTVGQLYHWTDRLAWSDERLGSYLARPSVSVLVLYLRGTPAGYLELNRESEEPGTEVAYFGLFPPFHGRGYGRHLLSAGVQRAFDDGAGRVWVHTCTLDGPYALANYRARGFAPYRMVTHEQNLP, from the coding sequence ATGCCGATCGTTACCGTCACTACGACCTATCTGGAACTGCCGAGCCGCGCGCACTTTCGCCCGGCGTTCAGCGCCGATCCCGACGTGCAGATCATCGAGGCCTGCGAGCCGTTGCCCGCCTTCTACCGCTTTCTCTATCAGACCGTCGGCCAACTCTACCACTGGACGGACCGGCTAGCCTGGAGCGATGAGCGCCTCGGCAGCTACCTGGCGCGGCCGAGCGTTTCGGTGCTGGTGCTCTACCTGCGCGGCACGCCGGCTGGCTACCTCGAACTCAACCGTGAGTCAGAAGAACCGGGTACGGAGGTGGCCTACTTCGGCCTCTTTCCGCCGTTCCACGGGCGCGGCTATGGCCGGCACCTGCTCTCTGCCGGCGTGCAGCGCGCCTTCGACGATGGCGCCGGGCGCGTCTGGGTGCATACCTGCACCCTCGATGGCCCCTACGCCCTGGCCAACTACCGGGCCCGCGGGTTTGCGCCCTACCGGATGGTCACCCATGAGCAGAACCTACCGTGA